A stretch of DNA from Mycobacterium senriense:
AGGCGCCGGCATATTTGAAGAGGTCGCGCCTCGAAGGCGATCGACGATCGCCGCGTCCACCTGGTCCGGCCGAATCCCGCACCGCGCGATGGTAACAAAATGCCCGCACCCCCTTTCGGCCGATTTCGCCGGTCAGCGCGGGTCGACTCCGGGTGCCGCGCGGGCGGAACCGGCCGGTCGGAAAGATCGCGGAGGTCGGGCAATGGCATGATCTTTGCGTGTCGGACATCCTGGGGGCCGCCTACGGACGGCACGGCGGATCTTCGGCTCGTTGCGCTCGCTTAGGTGATCGAACTATAGTCTGGACACATGTCCAGTTTGCTGTCACGGAGTTCGGGAGTCCGTTGACCGCGATGGATTCGGCGCCATTCCGCGGTCATTTTCCAGCAAAGAAGAGTTGAGTATGCGAATTGCCCTGCTGTCCTACCGTAGTAAGACCCATTGCGGCGGACAGGGCGTCTACGTGCGCCATCTCAGCCACGGTCTGGTGGAACTCGGTCACGACGTCGAGGTGTTTTCCGGACAGCCGTATCCTGACCTGCTCGACCCGCGGGTCCGGCTCACCGAGGTGCCCAGCCTTGATCTGTATCGCGAACCCGACCCCTTCCGGGTGCCGCGGCCGAGCGAGATTCGTAATTCCATCGACCTCTTGGAATTGCTCACCACGTGGACCGCGGGCTTTCCCGAACCGCGAACGTTCACCATGCGGGCCGCGCGGTTACTTGCCCAGCGGACAGCCGATTTCGATGTCGTCCACGACAATCAGAGCCTGGGCACCGGACTGCTCAGCATCGCCGAGGCGGGACTGCCGGTCGTGGCCACCGTGCACCACCCGATCACCCGCGATCGCGTGCTCGACCTTGCCGCCGCGCGATGGTGGCGAAAGCCGTTGGTGCGCCGCTGGTATGGGTTCTTGGACATGCAACAAGAGGTCGCCCGGCACATCCCCGACCTGTTGACCGTCTCGTCGTCGTCGGCCTCGGACATCATCGCCGACTTCGGCGTGGCACCCGAGCAACTTCACGTCGTGCCGCTGGGGGTGAAGACCGAGCTGTTCAAACCGGGATCCGGTCCCCGCGAGCCTGGCCGCATCATCGCGATCGCCAGCGCCGACACCCCGCTCAAGGGCGTGCGCACCCTGCTGCAGGCGGTCGCCCGGCTGCGCACCGTCCGTGATCTCGAGTTGCGGTTGGTCGCCAAGGTGGAGCCCAACGGTCCGACCCACAAGCTCATTGCCGAACTCGGGATCTCCGACATCGTGCACATCACCAGCGGGCTGTCCGACGCGGAGTTGGCCGCCTTGTTCGCGTCCGCCGAGGTCGCCTGCATCCCCTCGCTCTACGAAGGGTTTTCGCTGCCCGCGGTGGAAGCCATGGCCAGCGGCACCCCGATCGTCGCCAGCCGGGTCGGCGCGCTACCGGAAGTCCTTGGGACAGACGGCACTTGCGCCGAGCTGGTGCCGCCCGCCGACGTGGATGCGCTGACGCACGCACTCGGTGA
This window harbors:
- a CDS encoding glycosyltransferase family 4 protein, with amino-acid sequence MRIALLSYRSKTHCGGQGVYVRHLSHGLVELGHDVEVFSGQPYPDLLDPRVRLTEVPSLDLYREPDPFRVPRPSEIRNSIDLLELLTTWTAGFPEPRTFTMRAARLLAQRTADFDVVHDNQSLGTGLLSIAEAGLPVVATVHHPITRDRVLDLAAARWWRKPLVRRWYGFLDMQQEVARHIPDLLTVSSSSASDIIADFGVAPEQLHVVPLGVKTELFKPGSGPREPGRIIAIASADTPLKGVRTLLQAVARLRTVRDLELRLVAKVEPNGPTHKLIAELGISDIVHITSGLSDAELAALFASAEVACIPSLYEGFSLPAVEAMASGTPIVASRVGALPEVLGTDGTCAELVPPADVDALTHALGELLDSPEKRRSLGKAGRTRAVNVFSWEAVAAQTVRVYERAIARNTQGGAPC